The following proteins are co-located in the Tautonia marina genome:
- a CDS encoding aspartate aminotransferase family protein, whose protein sequence is MAHVSHPSSAETIEQFERYVIGNYRRFPVCLVRGEGSSIWDAEGNQYLDLFPGWGCNVLGHCPPRVVEAVRDQVGTLIHVPNTWYMEAQGAFAQALSERSFGGQCFFCNSGAEANEAAIKLARLHGSKANRSTIVTMTHGFHGRTYAALSATAQPKYHEGCGPMLPGFKYIPYNDLAAAADVIDEHTAAVLVEPIQGEGGVNIPSPDYLPGLRKLCSDRGALLMLDEVQTGLGRTGSWFAYQHSGITPDVLTCAKALAGGVACGVMIASTEVAPSLRPGMHASTFGGNPIACRAGLATIETIEAEGLLDRGPQIGQRFRGHFERLQAERPELIREIRTQGVMIGVELTVDASPVVSGCLERRVLINATQGTVIRLLPSLTLTDEQLDEGFEVIAEVIRALRS, encoded by the coding sequence GTGGCCCACGTTTCCCATCCCAGTTCGGCCGAAACGATCGAGCAGTTCGAACGCTACGTGATCGGCAACTACCGGCGCTTCCCGGTCTGCCTGGTGCGCGGCGAAGGCTCGTCCATCTGGGACGCCGAGGGGAACCAGTACCTCGACCTCTTTCCCGGATGGGGCTGCAACGTGCTCGGCCACTGCCCGCCTCGGGTGGTGGAGGCGGTTCGGGATCAGGTGGGCACGCTGATCCACGTGCCGAACACCTGGTACATGGAGGCTCAGGGAGCCTTCGCCCAGGCCCTTTCCGAGCGTTCGTTCGGCGGCCAGTGCTTCTTCTGCAACAGCGGAGCCGAGGCGAACGAGGCGGCCATCAAGCTCGCTCGGTTGCACGGGTCGAAGGCGAACCGATCGACAATCGTGACGATGACCCACGGTTTCCACGGTCGGACCTACGCCGCGCTTTCGGCCACGGCCCAGCCGAAGTATCACGAAGGCTGCGGGCCGATGTTGCCCGGCTTCAAGTACATTCCGTACAACGACCTCGCCGCCGCGGCCGACGTGATCGACGAGCACACGGCCGCTGTGCTGGTTGAGCCGATCCAGGGAGAAGGCGGGGTCAATATCCCGTCTCCCGACTATCTGCCCGGTCTTCGCAAGCTCTGCAGCGATCGCGGCGCGTTGCTCATGCTCGACGAGGTGCAAACGGGCCTTGGCCGCACCGGAAGCTGGTTCGCCTATCAGCATTCGGGAATCACGCCGGACGTCTTGACCTGTGCCAAGGCCCTCGCCGGTGGTGTGGCTTGCGGTGTGATGATCGCCTCAACCGAGGTCGCCCCTTCGCTCCGTCCAGGGATGCACGCGAGCACCTTCGGCGGCAACCCGATCGCCTGCCGGGCCGGCCTGGCGACGATCGAGACGATTGAGGCCGAGGGCCTGCTCGATCGCGGCCCGCAGATCGGCCAGCGGTTCCGAGGCCACTTCGAACGGCTGCAAGCCGAGCGGCCGGAGTTGATCCGGGAGATCCGGACCCAGGGAGTGATGATCGGCGTGGAACTGACGGTCGATGCCTCACCCGTCGTCTCCGGATGTCTCGAGCGACGGGTGTTGATCAACGCGACCCAGGGCACGGTCATTCGTCTCTTGCCCTCGCTCACCCTGACGGACGAGCAACTGGACGAGGGGTTCGAGGTGATCGCCGAGGTCATCCGCGCGTTGCGTTCGTAA
- a CDS encoding sulfatase family protein, translated as MIRRHPGRDRGAWVWSILLVGLALTAGSEDVSGADRPNILFAIADDWSADHAGAYGCTWVQTPSFDRVAREGVLFSNCFTSNPKCSPCRASILTGRNTWQLEEACCHFGLFPAKWPVYPDLLEDAGYVVGYTGKGWGPGDYQAGGFSRNPAGPNFSEHRARPPLLAMSNVDYAKNFEAFLDVRDPDRPFCFWYGAFEPHRDYEAGAGLRAGRDPQAVDVPSYYPDHPTIRSDLLDYGLEVEWFDTHLGRMLDHLEAIGELENTIIVVTSDHGMPFPRVKGQIYDHGFRLPLAIRWGAKVPSGRTIDDFINVRDFAPTFLEAAGVAVPDSVTGESFFKTLTAQGTGWVDSTRNRMVIGKERHDLGRPDDTGYPVRAIRTPEYLYIHNYEPDRWPAGNPETSYPNCDNSPTKTLLTFRFDEFYRLSFGKRPREEFYVLADDPDCVTNRAADPEFRAIKETLRDEMEAILRAEGDPRMFGLGWMFETYEYTGARNHSYANWLKNHRE; from the coding sequence ATGATTCGACGGCATCCGGGACGCGATCGTGGTGCATGGGTTTGGTCGATTCTGCTAGTTGGTCTAGCCCTCACAGCCGGATCGGAGGACGTTTCGGGTGCGGATCGACCGAACATCCTGTTTGCCATCGCGGATGACTGGTCGGCCGATCATGCAGGGGCTTATGGCTGCACATGGGTGCAAACGCCTTCCTTTGATCGTGTCGCACGCGAAGGGGTCTTGTTCTCGAACTGTTTCACCTCGAACCCCAAATGCTCTCCCTGCCGCGCTAGTATTCTGACGGGTCGGAACACCTGGCAACTGGAGGAAGCATGCTGTCACTTCGGCTTGTTTCCCGCGAAATGGCCGGTATATCCCGACCTGCTTGAAGACGCCGGCTATGTCGTCGGCTACACGGGGAAAGGTTGGGGGCCGGGTGATTATCAGGCCGGAGGATTTTCTCGGAATCCCGCCGGGCCGAACTTCAGCGAACACCGAGCACGCCCCCCTCTCCTCGCCATGTCAAACGTTGATTACGCCAAGAACTTTGAAGCGTTTCTTGACGTGAGAGATCCCGATCGGCCGTTTTGTTTCTGGTATGGAGCGTTCGAACCCCACCGAGACTACGAGGCAGGAGCCGGACTGCGTGCCGGTCGGGATCCGCAAGCGGTGGACGTGCCCTCCTACTACCCGGACCATCCCACGATCCGGAGCGATCTGCTCGATTACGGTCTTGAAGTGGAATGGTTTGATACGCACCTGGGCCGAATGCTCGACCACCTGGAAGCGATTGGCGAGCTTGAGAACACGATCATCGTGGTCACCTCCGATCATGGCATGCCGTTTCCTCGGGTGAAAGGGCAAATTTACGATCATGGGTTTCGGCTTCCACTCGCGATTCGGTGGGGAGCCAAGGTGCCTTCGGGACGGACGATTGACGACTTCATTAACGTTCGGGATTTTGCCCCCACGTTCCTGGAGGCCGCTGGAGTCGCGGTTCCGGATTCGGTGACGGGGGAGAGTTTCTTCAAAACATTGACCGCGCAGGGTACGGGATGGGTCGATTCCACTCGAAACCGAATGGTCATCGGCAAGGAACGCCATGACCTGGGCCGCCCCGACGACACAGGGTATCCGGTCCGAGCGATTCGAACGCCTGAATACCTTTACATTCACAACTACGAGCCGGATCGCTGGCCTGCCGGAAATCCCGAAACGTCCTACCCCAACTGTGACAATAGTCCGACAAAAACATTGCTGACATTTCGTTTCGACGAGTTTTATCGACTCAGCTTCGGGAAGCGACCGAGGGAAGAATTTTACGTCCTCGCTGATGATCCGGACTGCGTGACCAATCGCGCCGCCGACCCCGAGTTCCGTGCCATCAAGGAAACGCTTCGAGATGAAATGGAAGCGATCCTCCGTGCCGAGGGGGATCCTCGCATGTTCGGGCTCGGTTGGATGTTTGAGACGTACGAGTACACCGGCGCTCGTAATCACTCGTATGCTAACTGGTTGAAGAATCATCGGGAGTAA
- the argF gene encoding ornithine carbamoyltransferase has product MPRHFIELFDLKADEVRQLLDQAIDLKRQGTRGLRAPRLAGHMLGLVFDKPSMRTRISFETAMTHLGGSAIYMTGKDVGIGVREPVNDFARVISQYVDALAVRTFSQDLIEDLARHADIPIINALTDSDHPCQAMSDLLTIREALGGLEGVTLAFVGDGNNVARSLAVASALSGMRFILACPKGYAFPDEFRRRFAAQFPGVALQETHEPADAVSAADVVYTDVWTSMGQEDEAEVRRKTFEPYRVDATLMAKARPEAIFLHCLPAHRGEEVTAEVIDGPQSLIVPQAANRLHFQKALLLHLIEGASTSGGDRG; this is encoded by the coding sequence ATGCCCCGTCATTTCATCGAGTTGTTCGACCTGAAGGCCGACGAGGTTCGGCAGTTGCTCGACCAGGCAATTGACCTGAAGCGTCAAGGGACGCGCGGCCTGCGCGCTCCTCGGCTGGCTGGCCACATGCTCGGCCTGGTCTTCGACAAGCCGTCGATGCGCACCCGGATCTCGTTCGAGACGGCCATGACCCATCTGGGCGGCTCGGCCATCTACATGACCGGCAAGGACGTGGGGATCGGTGTCCGGGAACCCGTCAACGACTTTGCCAGAGTCATCAGTCAGTACGTTGATGCGCTGGCCGTGCGGACGTTCTCGCAAGACCTCATCGAAGACCTGGCTCGTCACGCCGACATCCCGATCATCAACGCCCTGACCGACTCGGACCACCCCTGCCAGGCAATGAGCGACCTTCTGACCATCCGAGAGGCACTCGGCGGCCTCGAAGGGGTAACGCTCGCCTTCGTGGGAGACGGCAACAACGTGGCCCGATCGCTCGCCGTGGCCTCGGCCCTGAGCGGCATGCGCTTCATTCTGGCCTGCCCGAAGGGGTATGCCTTCCCCGACGAGTTCCGACGCCGATTTGCCGCTCAGTTCCCCGGGGTCGCGCTTCAGGAAACCCACGAACCGGCCGATGCCGTCTCGGCAGCCGACGTGGTCTACACCGACGTCTGGACCAGCATGGGCCAGGAAGACGAGGCAGAGGTCCGACGCAAGACCTTCGAGCCGTACCGGGTCGATGCGACTCTGATGGCCAAGGCTCGGCCCGAGGCCATTTTCCTGCACTGTCTCCCCGCACACCGGGGAGAGGAAGTGACCGCCGAGGTGATCGACGGTCCGCAAAGCCTGATCGTCCCGCAGGCCGCCAATCGCTTGCACTTCCAGAAAGCGTTGCTCCTGCATCTGATCGAGGGGGCGTCCACGTCTGGCGGCGACCGGGGTTGA
- a CDS encoding phytoene desaturase family protein — protein sequence MTFSRNHPAWRRLGEDVSLGELTAKRWDAIIVGAGHNGLTCAAYLARAGMDVLVLEARDPIGGACTIHEPWPGYSVSPCAYLLGLLHPKVMDELRLIDRGLRWTPATSGLFVPFDDGASLQLWDDDERCEAEIRRLCPEDLEGFRAFSQVKRRLRDALRPPNDADLWLDPEPSRAVIEDRLGNDSEARSLLFEWSMVEYVERFFRSEYLQMAYLGQGVIGTNASPHDPGTASIHFHHQSGRLGGIPGSWGYVEGGMGMVSFLIAEAAREAGAVIVSGLHVARIVPGEGVELESGERLCTSVVVSNADPKSTLAMLGNLADPSWRDRVDAIPRIGCTVKANVALSELPNFRARPGTDEPHHRGQVNTPLTKDEWAASFAQARAGRLPDRLWSELYFQTTADPSVAPAGMQTMSVFAQYVPHTFAEGDWDSRREEVVNAILDSLARHCSNVPEVVRAIEVLGPPDIERRVGLSGGHIFQGECLPSFMWDRRLFSRTPMPGVYLCGAGTHPGGSVMAVNGRNAAMCVLADRAQVV from the coding sequence ATGACGTTCTCTCGAAACCATCCGGCCTGGAGACGATTGGGCGAGGACGTTTCGCTCGGCGAACTGACCGCGAAACGCTGGGATGCGATCATCGTGGGGGCGGGGCATAATGGGCTGACGTGCGCGGCTTATCTCGCTCGGGCCGGGATGGACGTTCTGGTCCTGGAGGCTCGTGATCCGATCGGTGGAGCTTGTACGATCCATGAGCCGTGGCCAGGTTATTCTGTGTCTCCCTGTGCGTATTTGCTGGGGTTGCTGCATCCGAAAGTGATGGATGAACTGAGGTTGATCGATCGAGGGCTTCGCTGGACCCCGGCCACGTCGGGGTTGTTCGTGCCGTTTGACGATGGGGCGAGTCTTCAACTCTGGGACGACGACGAGCGGTGCGAGGCGGAAATCCGCCGTCTCTGCCCGGAGGATCTTGAAGGGTTCCGAGCCTTTTCCCAGGTCAAGCGACGGCTTCGTGATGCGCTCCGGCCTCCCAATGACGCGGATTTGTGGCTGGATCCGGAACCGTCCCGAGCGGTCATTGAGGATCGCCTCGGTAACGATTCCGAGGCTCGATCACTGCTGTTCGAGTGGTCGATGGTTGAGTATGTCGAACGCTTTTTCCGCTCCGAGTACCTTCAAATGGCCTATCTCGGTCAGGGGGTGATCGGCACCAACGCCAGCCCACACGACCCTGGAACCGCCTCGATCCACTTTCATCACCAATCGGGGCGACTCGGCGGGATTCCCGGATCCTGGGGTTATGTTGAAGGAGGCATGGGGATGGTCTCCTTCCTGATCGCCGAGGCTGCCCGAGAGGCTGGGGCCGTCATCGTCAGCGGTTTGCACGTCGCCCGGATTGTGCCGGGTGAGGGAGTTGAACTGGAATCAGGTGAACGTCTTTGCACGTCAGTGGTTGTTTCCAACGCCGATCCGAAATCAACGCTTGCAATGCTCGGGAACCTCGCCGATCCCTCCTGGCGAGATCGGGTCGATGCCATCCCGAGGATCGGATGCACGGTCAAGGCCAACGTCGCGCTCAGCGAGTTGCCGAACTTTCGCGCCCGGCCGGGCACCGACGAGCCTCATCATCGAGGCCAGGTCAACACACCGCTCACGAAGGACGAGTGGGCCGCGTCGTTTGCCCAGGCCCGTGCCGGACGGTTGCCGGATCGACTCTGGTCGGAACTCTATTTCCAGACAACCGCGGACCCGAGTGTTGCTCCCGCAGGAATGCAGACGATGAGCGTCTTCGCTCAGTATGTTCCTCACACCTTTGCCGAGGGGGATTGGGACAGTCGACGCGAGGAGGTGGTCAACGCGATTCTCGACTCGCTCGCACGGCACTGCTCGAATGTTCCCGAGGTGGTGCGAGCGATCGAGGTCCTGGGGCCGCCCGACATCGAACGTCGAGTCGGCCTCTCGGGCGGACATATTTTTCAAGGGGAATGTCTGCCGTCGTTCATGTGGGATCGCCGCCTGTTCAGCCGAACTCCCATGCCGGGGGTCTATCTCTGCGGCGCCGGGACGCATCCCGGCGGCAGTGTCATGGCGGTGAACGGTCGGAACGCGGCGATGTGTGTGCTGGCCGATCGGGCTCAGGTCGTGTAA
- the argJ gene encoding bifunctional glutamate N-acetyltransferase/amino-acid acetyltransferase ArgJ → MSDSTSLEIPAGFRAAGVKAGIKPSGLPDLAVIVADSTCSAAGTFTTNRIAAAPVQWDRAIVPSEAIRAIVINAGNANAATGAQGFENAKRTAELAATRLNCQPEHVLIASTGVIGHQLPMDRIEAGLIQALDAATDDPKGFLDASEAILTTDTRPKIVSMRRRTETGKTIRLLGLAKGAAMIGPRMATMLGFLITDARVQMGALSGILHDVVDETFNCISVEGHTSTNDSVLMLSGSRGELPLMGADLKMFAGMVRDTCESLARMIPDDGEGATHLITIEVKGCRDREQATQIARAVADSPLVKTAIHGADPNWGRIVSAAGYAGVMFEESELSLELDGVPLYRNGVPLDYDAAAVSERMKANREVRITLTLTHGDASARFWTCDLTAEYVRLNADYTT, encoded by the coding sequence GTGAGCGATTCAACATCATTGGAAATTCCCGCAGGATTTCGAGCCGCCGGGGTGAAGGCGGGAATCAAGCCGAGTGGGTTACCCGATCTGGCGGTGATCGTGGCCGACTCGACCTGCTCGGCGGCGGGAACGTTTACCACCAACCGGATTGCGGCCGCCCCGGTACAGTGGGACCGCGCGATCGTTCCCTCGGAAGCGATTCGGGCCATTGTGATTAACGCCGGAAACGCCAATGCCGCGACCGGAGCCCAGGGGTTCGAAAACGCGAAACGAACCGCCGAACTGGCCGCGACTCGCCTGAACTGCCAGCCGGAGCACGTCCTGATTGCATCGACAGGAGTGATTGGCCATCAACTCCCGATGGACCGCATCGAGGCCGGTCTCATCCAGGCCCTCGATGCGGCGACGGACGATCCGAAGGGGTTTCTTGATGCGTCTGAAGCCATCCTGACCACCGACACCCGACCGAAAATCGTCTCGATGCGTCGGAGGACCGAGACTGGGAAGACCATCCGCCTGCTTGGCCTGGCAAAGGGGGCGGCGATGATCGGTCCTCGGATGGCCACGATGCTCGGCTTTCTGATCACCGACGCTCGGGTGCAGATGGGGGCACTCTCCGGAATCCTTCACGACGTGGTCGATGAGACATTCAATTGCATCTCCGTCGAGGGCCACACCAGCACGAATGATTCAGTCTTGATGCTTTCCGGCTCTCGAGGAGAGTTGCCCTTGATGGGTGCCGACCTGAAGATGTTTGCAGGAATGGTCCGCGACACGTGTGAAAGCCTGGCGCGGATGATCCCAGACGATGGCGAGGGGGCCACGCACCTGATCACCATCGAGGTCAAGGGATGCCGCGATCGCGAGCAGGCCACCCAAATTGCCCGAGCCGTGGCCGATAGCCCCCTCGTGAAAACCGCCATTCACGGCGCCGACCCGAACTGGGGACGGATCGTTTCCGCGGCTGGTTACGCGGGAGTGATGTTCGAAGAATCGGAACTCTCGCTGGAACTTGACGGTGTTCCACTTTATCGCAACGGTGTGCCGCTCGATTACGACGCCGCCGCCGTCTCGGAGCGAATGAAGGCGAACCGAGAGGTCCGCATCACCCTGACCCTGACGCACGGTGACGCTTCGGCCCGCTTCTGGACCTGCGACCTGACGGCCGAGTACGTTCGCTTGAATGCCGATTACACGACCTGA
- a CDS encoding thiamine phosphate synthase, giving the protein MRESFTAGAQRVLERAEQLARLRQSESVEPIDLLAALIGETESRASVMIAEFGISLEELRTIAEPVELPGAEPELVTGEEEDRGGLPHSHSLRLTLTEATIRARSLDRSQAIGTEHLLVGLLGSNDPVAVHLSEAGLQMDLLMERIAGVNALESGPIPMSEDLPAPVLADPGEVNDLARILDASANRAREGLRVIEDYSRFVLEDPGLTRRLKDVRHRFGDAIRGFDPDWLITARDTPGDVGTHIMASDEGAREHPRAVLIANFKRTAEALRTLEEYTKVFDQWLAGRFEVLRYDVYTLEKRVMAAVVARGALEQARLYVLVGGLPTLGDLTWIVEEAIAGGADVIQYREKGFPDRVILQRAREVRILTARAGVRFIMNDRPDLARLASADGVHLGQDDLSVRDARRVVGPNMLIGVSTHEPSQRDAAIRDGANYLGVGPVFPSRTKDFDAFAGLSYVRQVAEETTIPWFAIGGITEENLDEVLEAGATRIAVSSAVVHADRPRLAAQSFKARLVEWQDTEQ; this is encoded by the coding sequence ATGCGGGAATCATTTACGGCAGGTGCCCAGCGCGTTCTCGAACGTGCCGAGCAGCTTGCCCGACTGCGCCAATCCGAGTCTGTGGAACCGATCGATCTCCTGGCCGCGTTGATCGGGGAAACCGAGAGCCGGGCCTCGGTGATGATTGCCGAGTTCGGCATCTCGCTGGAGGAGCTTCGAACGATTGCGGAGCCGGTTGAACTTCCTGGGGCCGAACCGGAGCTGGTAACCGGGGAGGAGGAGGATCGGGGGGGGCTGCCTCATTCCCATTCCCTGCGCTTGACCCTGACCGAGGCCACCATTCGGGCTCGGTCTCTCGATCGCTCGCAAGCCATCGGGACTGAGCATTTGCTGGTCGGATTGCTCGGCTCCAACGATCCGGTTGCGGTCCACCTGAGCGAGGCTGGGCTCCAGATGGATCTGTTGATGGAGCGGATTGCCGGGGTCAACGCGCTGGAGTCGGGCCCCATCCCAATGTCCGAGGATTTGCCGGCCCCCGTGCTGGCCGATCCCGGAGAAGTGAACGACCTCGCTCGTATTCTCGACGCATCGGCGAACCGTGCACGCGAAGGTTTGCGGGTTATCGAGGATTACTCGCGATTCGTGCTGGAAGATCCTGGTCTGACCCGACGGTTGAAGGATGTCCGGCACCGCTTCGGCGACGCGATTCGCGGATTTGACCCCGATTGGCTGATTACCGCACGCGACACGCCGGGTGATGTCGGCACCCACATCATGGCCAGCGACGAGGGGGCCCGAGAACATCCTCGGGCTGTCTTGATCGCCAATTTCAAACGGACCGCCGAAGCTCTGCGGACGTTGGAAGAGTATACCAAGGTCTTCGATCAGTGGCTTGCAGGCCGATTCGAAGTCTTGCGTTATGATGTCTATACGCTTGAGAAGCGCGTGATGGCCGCCGTGGTTGCTCGCGGAGCACTCGAACAGGCACGTTTGTATGTCCTGGTCGGTGGCCTTCCGACCCTCGGCGACCTGACCTGGATTGTCGAGGAGGCGATCGCGGGAGGTGCCGACGTGATTCAGTACCGGGAGAAAGGATTCCCCGATCGAGTCATCCTCCAGCGAGCGCGAGAGGTTCGCATTCTGACGGCTCGCGCCGGGGTGCGCTTCATCATGAATGATCGGCCAGACCTGGCCCGGCTCGCGTCGGCCGATGGGGTTCATCTGGGGCAAGATGACCTTTCGGTGCGTGATGCTCGCCGCGTGGTGGGGCCGAACATGCTGATCGGTGTTTCGACACATGAACCCTCTCAGCGCGATGCGGCCATCCGAGATGGGGCGAACTATCTCGGGGTTGGTCCAGTCTTTCCCAGTCGAACCAAAGATTTTGATGCCTTTGCCGGACTGAGCTACGTCCGGCAAGTCGCTGAGGAAACCACGATTCCCTGGTTTGCGATTGGGGGAATCACCGAGGAGAATCTGGACGAGGTCCTCGAGGCCGGAGCAACCCGGATCGCGGTGTCGTCTGCGGTGGTTCATGCCGATCGACCACGGCTGGCCGCGCAGTCGTTCAAGGCTCGACTGGTTGAGTGGCAGGACACTGAGCAATGA
- the rph gene encoding ribonuclease PH, with amino-acid sequence MSHRNDGRSPSEPRAVTIERGFARRSNGSALYRCGGTTLLVTANLTEAVPGWLEGKGTGWLTAEYMMLPGSTSPRKERRADSRSTEIQRLIGRSLRAAVDTRALGPRTLHIDAEVIDADGGTRTAAITGAFVAVVDALLATIGPDATRAVLKDSVSAVSVGIVNGQALLDLDYVEDVGAEVDLNVVRLGGGGLVEVQGTGEGGTFSRNQLTELLDLAEHGLDLLTTAQQEALGADWPF; translated from the coding sequence ATGAGTCACCGAAACGACGGCCGATCTCCTTCCGAACCCCGCGCCGTGACGATCGAACGGGGGTTTGCCCGCCGCAGCAACGGCAGCGCCCTGTACCGATGCGGAGGCACCACGCTGCTGGTCACGGCCAACCTCACCGAAGCCGTCCCCGGATGGCTGGAAGGCAAGGGGACCGGCTGGCTAACCGCCGAATACATGATGCTGCCGGGCAGCACCTCGCCCCGGAAGGAGCGGCGGGCCGACTCCCGATCGACCGAGATCCAGCGTCTGATCGGCCGGAGCCTCCGCGCGGCCGTCGATACCCGAGCCCTTGGCCCCCGAACCCTGCACATCGACGCCGAGGTGATCGACGCCGACGGCGGCACCCGCACCGCGGCGATTACCGGGGCGTTTGTGGCGGTCGTTGATGCCCTTCTGGCGACGATCGGCCCCGATGCCACCCGCGCCGTCTTGAAGGACAGCGTCTCTGCCGTGAGTGTCGGGATCGTCAATGGGCAAGCGCTGCTTGATCTCGATTACGTGGAAGACGTGGGGGCCGAGGTTGACCTGAACGTCGTCCGTCTGGGCGGCGGCGGGCTTGTTGAGGTGCAGGGGACGGGCGAAGGGGGCACCTTCAGCCGCAATCAACTGACCGAACTGCTCGACCTGGCTGAGCACGGACTCGACCTGCTCACGACCGCCCAGCAGGAGGCCCTCGGCGCCGACTGGCCGTTCTGA
- the rdgB gene encoding RdgB/HAM1 family non-canonical purine NTP pyrophosphatase, whose product MSDAPAAPFPIILATRNVKKGREMIGLIAPPWEPNPRLDRLVVLTLDGFPDAPEVVEDADTFAGNARKKASETAQALGQWVIADDSGLTVDALNGEPGVYSARYAGSHGDDDANNRKLLDALASVPDERRGAAFVCSLALSDPSGKIVLESEGACRGRIARQIQGEGGFGYDPLFIIPEYHKTFGELSTLVKHQLSHRARAFERLRPGLEQLLRTR is encoded by the coding sequence ATGAGTGACGCACCCGCAGCGCCGTTTCCGATCATTCTCGCCACCCGGAACGTCAAAAAAGGGCGCGAGATGATCGGCCTGATCGCCCCTCCCTGGGAGCCGAACCCGCGACTTGATCGCCTAGTTGTTCTGACGCTTGATGGCTTCCCCGACGCTCCCGAGGTGGTCGAAGACGCCGACACCTTCGCCGGCAACGCCCGAAAGAAAGCGTCGGAAACAGCGCAGGCCCTCGGTCAGTGGGTCATCGCCGACGACTCAGGACTGACCGTCGATGCCCTGAACGGAGAGCCTGGGGTGTACTCGGCTCGCTATGCCGGATCGCACGGCGATGACGACGCGAACAACCGAAAGCTGCTCGATGCCCTGGCCAGCGTGCCCGACGAGCGGCGCGGGGCGGCCTTCGTGTGCAGCCTGGCCCTGTCCGATCCTTCAGGAAAGATCGTTCTGGAATCCGAGGGCGCCTGCCGGGGTCGCATTGCCCGGCAGATCCAGGGGGAGGGGGGGTTCGGTTACGACCCGTTGTTCATCATCCCTGAATATCACAAAACCTTCGGCGAGCTGAGCACCCTGGTCAAGCACCAGCTTAGCCACCGAGCCCGAGCCTTCGAACGACTTCGTCCGGGCCTTGAACAACTTCTGAGGACCCGTTGA
- a CDS encoding SDR family NAD(P)-dependent oxidoreductase, producing the protein MAAIDRFRLEGRVALISGGARGLGRVMAEALASAGASVALTAREQDRADAVAREIAESTGQQVVGLAVEVTKADQVEAAVAATVERFGKLDILVNNAGINIRRPIEQLEESEWDLVLDTNLKGSWLFCRAAVPVLKKNGWGRIINVSSMLGEIGLAERTPYCSSKGGMTLLTKTLALELAPFGINVNALCPGPFATEINLPLLNDPEKKAAMEAKVPIGRWGDPEELGPAAVFLASDASSYMTGATLFIDGGCTAQ; encoded by the coding sequence ATGGCGGCAATCGATCGCTTTCGACTTGAGGGACGGGTGGCGTTGATTAGTGGAGGAGCCCGAGGGCTGGGGCGAGTGATGGCCGAGGCACTGGCCTCGGCCGGCGCCTCGGTTGCGTTGACGGCTCGGGAGCAAGATCGAGCAGATGCCGTCGCTCGGGAGATCGCTGAATCAACCGGCCAGCAGGTCGTCGGGCTCGCCGTCGAGGTGACGAAGGCCGATCAGGTCGAGGCTGCCGTCGCGGCGACCGTCGAGCGGTTCGGCAAGCTCGACATCCTGGTCAACAATGCAGGCATCAACATTCGCCGCCCAATCGAACAGCTCGAAGAGTCAGAATGGGATCTCGTCCTTGACACGAATTTGAAGGGCTCCTGGCTGTTCTGCCGCGCGGCAGTGCCCGTCCTGAAGAAAAACGGCTGGGGACGCATCATCAACGTGTCGAGCATGCTGGGTGAGATCGGCCTGGCCGAGCGGACCCCCTACTGTTCGAGCAAAGGGGGAATGACCCTGCTGACGAAGACGCTTGCCCTGGAACTGGCCCCGTTCGGGATCAATGTCAATGCCCTCTGCCCCGGTCCGTTCGCCACGGAGATCAACCTGCCTCTCCTGAACGATCCGGAGAAAAAGGCCGCGATGGAAGCCAAGGTTCCGATCGGCCGGTGGGGTGATCCGGAAGAGCTCGGCCCCGCAGCGGTCTTCCTGGCGTCCGACGCCTCCAGTTACATGACCGGCGCGACCCTCTTTATCGACGGTGGCTGCACAGCCCAGTAA